One Candidatus Aegiribacteria sp. DNA window includes the following coding sequences:
- a CDS encoding prepilin-type N-terminal cleavage/methylation domain-containing protein codes for MKRGFTLIELMIVVVIVGIISAIAIPKFGDIKTDSQKSSCRSNMRNLASGMNIYFAERNVYPRRISELDSVMSNASDMRCPSASESGSGSSGQYYVYGIVYTWWGVTYSYYYSVCFYVFPEHGYIWDGVPSWIRGWTPE; via the coding sequence ATGAAACGTGGATTCACTCTGATAGAACTTATGATTGTGGTCGTGATTGTAGGAATTATTTCCGCAATAGCGATTCCCAAATTTGGAGATATTAAGACCGATTCACAGAAATCTTCATGCAGATCAAATATGCGAAACCTGGCATCTGGAATGAACATATACTTTGCGGAAAGGAATGTATACCCAAGACGTATCAGTGAGCTGGACTCCGTAATGTCTAACGCGTCTGATATGCGGTGTCCCTCAGCAAGCGAATCTGGATCCGGATCCAGTGGACAGTACTATGTATATGGAATCGTATATACATGGTGGGGTGTTACATATTCTTATTATTATTCTGTCTGTTTCTATGTTTTCCCTGAACACGGATACATCTGGGACGGAGTACCCAGCTGGATTAGAGGCTGGACCCCGGAGTAA
- a CDS encoding tetratricopeptide repeat protein has product MMRYSFIIACLALLACGTAVASEDGESTRVGIVPFGYSGSDARWVSEKLFNELKNNFEDSEEYSFISKGDLEDAFEDLGFNPSDFEYGVPPSFVANAGIALGADMILYGNVSPSNEELMVLWNVCIPASGNTVNADPVVVAKNTEPVKQLAGEMVSVLSELIGGRIQQALDQAAFSIQMKNWSMAIMFLKQALSVDPTLLDANLQLAGIYLEPDVDSVNMAMQIYETILTVDENNTNALAGLGSVYLTQNDAETAKIYFESAVDIDPENADAYLGLASAYQALGELDQAVCSFEEALAQNPTNLTIKFPLSLLYFQLGEYSKAIPYMEEILAVNSNMLALRQRLIQSYINTGQYGNAADHAVILLESDSGNSQMILYTAQVEAWAGKTSSAVNRLESLISSTGSREAYILLASIYRDSGQRGAMQSVFSRLSNAYPNDPLANYMMGAFYYQSGSNKARVSELIPENISTWQSAISDLNTAISNLSQVTGYRYNSAQNMVQAAYNSISLCEEKIDRVERYSQ; this is encoded by the coding sequence ATGATGAGATATTCATTTATAATAGCATGCCTTGCACTGCTGGCTTGCGGTACTGCTGTTGCATCGGAAGATGGAGAATCCACGAGGGTTGGAATAGTACCATTTGGATATTCCGGTTCAGATGCACGATGGGTCAGTGAAAAATTGTTTAATGAACTGAAAAATAATTTTGAGGACAGTGAGGAATACTCTTTCATTTCAAAGGGTGATCTGGAAGATGCTTTTGAAGACCTGGGATTCAATCCATCAGATTTCGAGTATGGCGTGCCGCCTTCATTCGTTGCGAACGCAGGTATTGCTCTTGGTGCAGATATGATCCTTTATGGAAATGTTTCTCCGTCAAATGAAGAACTCATGGTTTTATGGAATGTCTGCATCCCTGCATCAGGGAATACTGTGAATGCGGATCCGGTTGTAGTCGCTAAGAACACCGAACCTGTCAAGCAATTGGCTGGAGAGATGGTCAGTGTTCTTTCCGAGCTTATCGGCGGCAGAATTCAACAGGCACTCGATCAGGCTGCATTCAGCATACAGATGAAAAACTGGTCCATGGCGATCATGTTTCTCAAACAGGCGCTTTCGGTTGATCCGACATTACTTGATGCGAATTTACAGCTCGCCGGGATCTATCTTGAGCCTGATGTTGATTCGGTTAACATGGCTATGCAGATATATGAAACAATCCTTACGGTAGACGAGAATAATACCAATGCTCTTGCTGGACTGGGCAGCGTTTACCTTACTCAGAATGATGCAGAAACAGCAAAGATATATTTCGAGAGTGCAGTCGATATCGATCCTGAAAACGCTGATGCTTATCTCGGACTTGCCTCTGCATACCAGGCTCTGGGTGAGCTTGATCAGGCGGTTTGCAGTTTTGAAGAGGCTCTTGCACAGAATCCGACCAATCTTACTATTAAATTTCCTCTGAGTCTTCTGTATTTCCAGCTTGGGGAATACTCGAAAGCAATTCCGTATATGGAGGAGATTCTTGCTGTTAATTCCAATATGCTTGCTCTAAGGCAGCGCCTTATCCAATCGTATATTAACACTGGGCAATATGGAAATGCTGCAGATCACGCAGTGATTCTCCTTGAATCTGATTCCGGTAATTCGCAGATGATCCTATACACTGCTCAAGTTGAGGCATGGGCAGGCAAAACATCCAGTGCGGTAAACAGACTGGAATCTCTTATTTCAAGTACCGGCAGTCGAGAGGCTTATATCCTCCTTGCGTCAATCTACCGTGACAGCGGACAGAGGGGAGCAATGCAAAGTGTATTTTCCCGCCTTAGTAATGCTTATCCTAACGATCCCCTCGCAAACTACATGATGGGTGCATTCTATTATCAGAGCGGATCGAACAAAGCAAGAGTATCTGAACTGATTCCAGAGAACATATCAACGTGGCAATCAGCTATCAGTGATCTTAATACTGCTATTTCCAATCTCTCGCAGGTTACCGGTTACAGATATAACAGCGCTCAGAATATGGTTCAGGCAGCCTATAATTCGATATCTCTTTGTGAGGAGAAGATCGACAGGGTTGAAAGATACAGTCAGTAG
- a CDS encoding polyphenol oxidase family protein, with amino-acid sequence MRISQLKVEYSQRGTADIELPDALLSVRGRDGAVPGEMKNVIFLNQVHGSEIIHNPVIGASADGMILSRGTLSPGIRTADCLPVFISSYDYTAAFHAGWRGLASGISYRMIKEFPTEPDFIVLGNCICGDCYQVGPDVREKALRDLPEYPHPPGRLDLKRAALDQMAAAGLSEECTVFDIPECTVCRKDLFFSFRADGSDKRNLTWMKVKGV; translated from the coding sequence ATGAGGATCAGTCAGCTGAAAGTAGAGTATTCTCAAAGGGGTACTGCTGATATTGAGTTGCCGGATGCTCTTTTAAGTGTGCGAGGTCGCGATGGAGCTGTTCCCGGTGAAATGAAGAACGTCATTTTTCTGAATCAGGTTCATGGTTCAGAAATAATCCACAATCCGGTGATTGGTGCGTCGGCAGATGGGATGATTCTATCCAGAGGAACACTATCTCCGGGAATTCGAACGGCAGATTGCCTGCCTGTGTTCATTTCATCCTATGATTATACAGCTGCATTTCACGCTGGCTGGAGGGGACTTGCTTCAGGCATCTCATACAGGATGATAAAGGAATTCCCGACTGAGCCGGATTTTATTGTACTTGGAAACTGCATTTGCGGAGACTGCTATCAGGTTGGACCGGATGTCAGAGAAAAAGCACTCCGCGATCTTCCGGAGTATCCGCATCCCCCCGGCAGGCTTGATCTGAAGAGGGCTGCTCTTGATCAGATGGCTGCTGCCGGTCTTTCAGAGGAATGTACGGTTTTCGATATTCCCGAATGTACAGTCTGCAGGAAGGATCTGTTTTTTTCTTTCAGAGCAGATGGATCGGATAAGAGAAATCTCACCTGGATGAAAGTGAAAGGAGTGTGA